ACCAAGCATCGGAATTGTCCACTCAGCATTGCTTTCATATCCTGTCATTGCGAGGAGCGCAGCGACGTGGCAATCGCCTGGGACTCAGGCGCTTAATGTCAGGCGATTGCTTCGCTTCGCTCGCAATGACAGGCTTTAGAGATCTCAGTTCCCCTGAGGCCAATGAGTACCGATTTTCGATGAATTGCTCTGAACAATTCCGTCACTTTTGAGAATCACTATAGTTTAGTATTCTGTCATACGTCCGAAACGTAGATCACCTTACTTCCCTGGGGTTCAAAGGTGAAGGGCATTTCCTGGAGATTGCCGAGAACCTGCTTTACTCTGTCCTGATTCTGCTTTTCCACATAAAAAAGAAGGAATCCTCCCCCTCCCGCGCCCAGCAATTTCCCACCGATCGCTCCTGCAGACCGAGCTTTTTCGTAGAATTCGTTTATGGAATCATTGCTGATGCTGTCCACAACACTTCTTTTGTTGAGCCATGCTTCATGAAGGATCTCGCCAAACCTGTTCAGTGAACGGCCGCTCTGGAGAACCTTGAGTGCTTCGTCGCACAAATCTCTCATTCGGGTAAGCACATCCATTTTCGACAGCGTGACGGAATTCTGTACTTCCAGTATATCCCCTGCCCTGCGGGTCAAGCCCGTGTAAAACATCAACAGATTCTCTTCAAGCGCCAACTTCGTCGCTTGAGGACAGATCACGGGATCGACAAAGACCGACTCATCCGTGTTGAACCGAATATGGCATATTCCTCCATAAGCCGCGATGTACTGGTCCTGCTTTCCAATGGGATCGCCGAGACGTTTGATTTCGATTTCACAGGCTTCGGCTGCCAACTGAGCTGCTGAAACGTATTCTCCTTTGTACGTATGGAGTGCATGCAGCAGCCCTACAGCATATGAGCTGGAAGACCCCAACCCCGTACCGGCGGGAATATCCGCCATAGAGGTAATTTCCACTCGATCCACCACTCCGGTGATCTTCATGGCTTCCCGAATAATGGGATGACGGATCTCATCCACAGAATCCACAAGCTCCGTACGTGAGTACTTGATGAGTATTCGGTTCTGGAAATACGGGGTAAGTGGGTTGATAGTTATGTACACATACTTATTTATGCTGGTACTGACAACCGCTCCCTGCCGGTGCAGATAATACGAAGGAAGATCCGTTCCGCCCCCGCAGAAACTGACCCGTAACGGCGTCCTGGTTATGATCATGATGCACCTGTATCAAAAAGGGATCGGTCGAAGAAAAGGCATGAAATAACCGAAGATCGATAACGGATCGAGATGATGTATGCCCCGTCCAGGAAGGCCGCCCACCGGAAAGTTCTTCCGGGACGGGGTATCACTCAACCCTCCATTCACGCAAACAAAAAACCGATAAAAAAAATCCGGAGTGCGGTACGGGCGAGGATATGCGAGAGCTAACCCATCCGTCAAGGTTTTTTTCTGGGCAACCGCTGTGGCGGCCGAATCGAGCCTCCTGATGAAAGCAAAACTTCAACAAAATCAAAGTGTTTTCGAGGAAACGGATGATATTCGGCTTGGGGAGGGATTGCGCATTTACGTGCCGGAATAGAGCAACATCTGTTCAAAAAAGCCAATTACGTGGTCTTATGGCCCCCATCCTTTTCCAGTTGCCTGATGTACTCTTCGTATTCGGTGCCAAGCCGTTCCGCGGCTTTCCTGCAGCGTTCCTTTTGAATTTTGTACGTCACGACGTATCCCAGAGTCCCGAAGATTACGGCCAAAATCACTGCTGCTATCAACCACCGTAATAGAACATCCTTGCCCAATGCAGCAAAAGCACACGCCACCTCCCAACAATACGACTGGGTCATCATCGGTTCCAAAAGTTTTTCAAATACATCGAACTGAATCGTCGCAGGTTTTCCGATGATAAGAGACCCAAGATAGTAATAGCCATAGTACATGGGAGCCGCATTCAACGGATTCGACACCAGAGTAAATGCGAACGCTATCGGGACATGAAATCTGAAAACAAGTCTGAGTGCTGCTACAGTTACGATCTGAAGGCCCACGGGAATGAGAAATCCCACAATCAGCCCCAGAGAGACTCCTCGAGCATCGAACCAGGGAGGATTTCGAGATAAAACCAGCGGGTCGAGGAAGTTTTGCACGAAGAATTTGCGGAGTCGTGCAATGAAGTTGAACCGTGAACCTGTCTGTGATCGCAATGTTGTTCTCTTTCCATTCCGGTCGCGCGCGACCGGTGATCCTGACCTGTCTGCATCGATCGCTTTTTGGATTAGTGTAATCGAGCTTTTCAACCAAAACCCGACAAAGCTCCAAGCATGTCGACAAAATCCAGAGTGTAAGGTAAACTAGCGGGCCACGAGCCACGCTCAAGACATTTCATATCACAATTTCGAATGTCTCTCAAATTCAGCCTTGATTTGCAGTGCCTCTCGCATTAGCTTTTGCTTGTAGCATTGCCGGACAGTTACAAGAATGTTAAGAACCCCGTTGAATAGCTCCCAGGAGTGCACATAACGATGTCAAAACATAATAGTCCCAGCTATAGCCTGACGATCAGGCTGCGTTTCGATCGAAAACCCGGAGCCCTGGCTCGCGTTGCAACCACTATCGGGTTCCAGGAAGCCCTTGTAGGCTCGATTCCGATAATCAAGATCGAAAAAGACAAGGTCACACGAGAATTCGACATCTATGCGCGGGATGAAGAGCATGAAAGACGAATTATAGCAGCATTAGAAGCTCTACCTGGGGTTGAAATCCTGGGGGTGACGGACCGAACCTTTGCCTATCACGAGGGAGGCAAAATAGAGGTAGTGGCACGCAAACATTTGGGCGGACGAGAAGACCTCTCCATGGCGTACACTCCCGGCGTGGGGAGAATCAGTCTTGCTGTGTCCGATGACCCCAATTTAGCTTACCAGTACACCATGAAAGGCAACGCGGTGGCAGTAGTCACCGACGGAACCGCAGTCTTGGGACTCGGCAATATCGGCCCGTACGGCGCTCTTCCGGTCATGGAAGGCAAGGCGATGATTTTCAAGGAATTTGCTGGTATCAACGCATTTCCGATATGTTTGAACGTCAAGGACGTTGACAGCATTGTCTCCGTTGTCAAAGCAATGAGCCCGGCATTCGCCGGAATAAATCTGGAAGACATCTCTGCGCCCCGTTGTTTTGAAATCGAAAAACGGCTGACAGAGGAACTCGACATACCGGTATTCCACGATGACCAGCACGGCACGGCGATTGCCGTTCTGGCAGCTTTGCAGAATGCTTTGCTCAGAGTGGAAAAAGAACTCTCCTCGGTCCGCATCGTAATTGTCGGCATTGGAGCTGCCGGTGTAGCGTGCATCAAGACTCTTATCGAAGCGGGAGCCACCGATATCATTGCATGCGACCGCGTTGGTAGTATTTTCCAGGGCAGATCCGAGGGGATGAATCCGGCAAAAGAAGAAATTGCGCAGTTGACGAATCGCGAGAACCTGGCTTGTTCGCTCCCGGACATGTTAAAGGATGCTGACGTCTTCATCGGGTTGTCATCGGGAAATCTGCTGCAACCCCATGATTTGAAATTGATGGCCAAAGATCCGATCGTTTTCGCTCTTGCCAATCCTATTCCGGAAGTAGACCCCTGGGACGCATTGGATTACGCCAAAGTCGTTGCAACCGGCCGGAGCGATTTCCCCAATCAGATCAACAATGCACTCGTGTTTCCAGGAGTATTCAGAGGAGCTTTGGATTCCCGAGCAACCAAAATTACTTTGGAAATGCGCATTGCTGCGGCAAAGGCCATCGCAGGACTTGTCAAAGAAGACGAGCTTGCGGATCAGTACATTATTCCGGGCATCTTCAACCGGGATGTTTGCCCAA
The sequence above is a segment of the Desulfomonile tiedjei DSM 6799 genome. Coding sequences within it:
- a CDS encoding GHMP family kinase ATP-binding protein: MIITRTPLRVSFCGGGTDLPSYYLHRQGAVVSTSINKYVYITINPLTPYFQNRILIKYSRTELVDSVDEIRHPIIREAMKITGVVDRVEITSMADIPAGTGLGSSSSYAVGLLHALHTYKGEYVSAAQLAAEACEIEIKRLGDPIGKQDQYIAAYGGICHIRFNTDESVFVDPVICPQATKLALEENLLMFYTGLTRRAGDILEVQNSVTLSKMDVLTRMRDLCDEALKVLQSGRSLNRFGEILHEAWLNKRSVVDSISNDSINEFYEKARSAGAIGGKLLGAGGGGFLLFYVEKQNQDRVKQVLGNLQEMPFTFEPQGSKVIYVSDV
- a CDS encoding DUF2062 domain-containing protein — translated: MRSQTGSRFNFIARLRKFFVQNFLDPLVLSRNPPWFDARGVSLGLIVGFLIPVGLQIVTVAALRLVFRFHVPIAFAFTLVSNPLNAAPMYYGYYYLGSLIIGKPATIQFDVFEKLLEPMMTQSYCWEVACAFAALGKDVLLRWLIAAVILAVIFGTLGYVVTYKIQKERCRKAAERLGTEYEEYIRQLEKDGGHKTT
- a CDS encoding NAD-dependent malic enzyme, which translates into the protein MSKHNSPSYSLTIRLRFDRKPGALARVATTIGFQEALVGSIPIIKIEKDKVTREFDIYARDEEHERRIIAALEALPGVEILGVTDRTFAYHEGGKIEVVARKHLGGREDLSMAYTPGVGRISLAVSDDPNLAYQYTMKGNAVAVVTDGTAVLGLGNIGPYGALPVMEGKAMIFKEFAGINAFPICLNVKDVDSIVSVVKAMSPAFAGINLEDISAPRCFEIEKRLTEELDIPVFHDDQHGTAIAVLAALQNALLRVEKELSSVRIVIVGIGAAGVACIKTLIEAGATDIIACDRVGSIFQGRSEGMNPAKEEIAQLTNRENLACSLPDMLKDADVFIGLSSGNLLQPHDLKLMAKDPIVFALANPIPEVDPWDALDYAKVVATGRSDFPNQINNALVFPGVFRGALDSRATKITLEMRIAAAKAIAGLVKEDELADQYIIPGIFNRDVCPTVAAAVAQAAKESGAVRL